A single window of Lutzomyia longipalpis isolate SR_M1_2022 chromosome 1, ASM2433408v1 DNA harbors:
- the LOC129786722 gene encoding uncharacterized protein LOC129786722 isoform X1, protein MGNVLSIEFYFENHEYIGPFLIFCAFCLYAWNSLTTFKEENVKMTEAFKERTEVSHHSLEVTTRFFTNNPGIINVPVIRHGNELITPFAKACYLYLIPLIRAMIADGAEVNPPNQSRHIPFLICVSVILLRNIKDFSALDALLEAGSDINVTYPRTNWTSLHMAAIYKRYDLYDFLLNRGIDVEAADLDGKTAGMYYTDPEEDEEEVASGDSQLNGPVPN, encoded by the exons atgggaaatgttctctcaattgaattttactttgaaaatcaCGAATATATTGGACCTTTCCTCATATTCTGTGCATTCTGTCTCTACGCTTGGAATTCCCTGACAACGTTCAAGGAGGAGAACGTCAAAATGACGGAAgctttt AAGGAACGGACAGAAGTATCGCACCATTCCCTGGAAGTTACAACGCGCTTCTTCACAAACAATCCGGGAATTATCAATGTTCCCGTCATCCGGCATGGAAATGAGTTGATCACCCCCTTTGCAAAGGCCTGCTATTTGTATTTGATCCCATTGATTCGCGCCATGATTGCGGATGGGGCTGAAGTGAATCCACCGAATCAATCACGCCACATTCCCTTCCTCATTTGCGTTTCAGTGATACTCTTGAGGAATATTAAGGATTTTTCAGCACTGGATGCTCTTCTGGAGGCAGGAAGTGACATTAATGTCACCTACCCGAGAACTAACTGGACTTCCCTGCATATGGCGGCAATCTACAAGCGCTATGATCTCTATGATTTCCTTCTGAACCGCGGAATTGACGTTGAAGCTGCAGATTTAGATGGAAAGACAGCGGGAATGTACTACACTGACCCCGAAGAAGATGAGGAAGAAGTTGCTTCAGGAGATTCACAACTCAATGGCCCCGTCCCAAACTAA
- the LOC129786722 gene encoding uncharacterized protein LOC129786722 isoform X2: MGNVLSIEFYFENHEYIGPFLIFCAFCLYAWNSLTTFKEENVKMTEAFERTEVSHHSLEVTTRFFTNNPGIINVPVIRHGNELITPFAKACYLYLIPLIRAMIADGAEVNPPNQSRHIPFLICVSVILLRNIKDFSALDALLEAGSDINVTYPRTNWTSLHMAAIYKRYDLYDFLLNRGIDVEAADLDGKTAGMYYTDPEEDEEEVASGDSQLNGPVPN; this comes from the exons atgggaaatgttctctcaattgaattttactttgaaaatcaCGAATATATTGGACCTTTCCTCATATTCTGTGCATTCTGTCTCTACGCTTGGAATTCCCTGACAACGTTCAAGGAGGAGAACGTCAAAATGACGGAAgctttt GAACGGACAGAAGTATCGCACCATTCCCTGGAAGTTACAACGCGCTTCTTCACAAACAATCCGGGAATTATCAATGTTCCCGTCATCCGGCATGGAAATGAGTTGATCACCCCCTTTGCAAAGGCCTGCTATTTGTATTTGATCCCATTGATTCGCGCCATGATTGCGGATGGGGCTGAAGTGAATCCACCGAATCAATCACGCCACATTCCCTTCCTCATTTGCGTTTCAGTGATACTCTTGAGGAATATTAAGGATTTTTCAGCACTGGATGCTCTTCTGGAGGCAGGAAGTGACATTAATGTCACCTACCCGAGAACTAACTGGACTTCCCTGCATATGGCGGCAATCTACAAGCGCTATGATCTCTATGATTTCCTTCTGAACCGCGGAATTGACGTTGAAGCTGCAGATTTAGATGGAAAGACAGCGGGAATGTACTACACTGACCCCGAAGAAGATGAGGAAGAAGTTGCTTCAGGAGATTCACAACTCAATGGCCCCGTCCCAAACTAA